TTCACCCGCTCGAACTTGCTCAGAAGGTAGGCGAGCGATCGCGCCGTGCGCCCGCGATCCAGCTCGCCGATGAACGCGATGCTCAGCCCCTCGATCGGCCGCTCGCGGTAGATGGTGTAGAGGTCGAGCAGCGCCTGTGTCGGATGCTGGCCGCCGTTGCCGTCGCCGGCGTTGATCACCGGCACCGCCGAGACCTGTGCTGCCCGGCGCGCGCCGCCCGCCTGCGTGTGGCGGATGACGATCACGTCCGAGTAGCCGCCGATGATCCGGATCGTGTCCTCGAGCTGTTCGCCCTCCACCTCGGACGAGAAGAACCCCGCCTGCTCGGTGGACAGCACGCGACCGCCCAGCCGGTACATGGCAGCCTCGAACGAGAAGCGGGTCCGCGTGGACGGCTGGTAGAACAGCGACGCCATGATCTTGCGCTGGTAGTCGAGGGTCCCGCCGCGCGCGGCCACCTTCTCCATCTGGCGCGTGCGG
This DNA window, taken from Vicinamibacterales bacterium, encodes the following:
- the pyrB gene encoding aspartate carbamoyltransferase encodes the protein MKLDHVVESQQFTVPLLMELFDRTRQMEKVAARGGTLDYQRKIMASLFYQPSTRTRFSFEAAMYRLGGRVLSTEQAGFFSSEVEGEQLEDTIRIIGGYSDVIVIRHTQAGGARRAAQVSAVPVINAGDGNGGQHPTQALLDLYTIYRERPIEGLSIAFIGELDRGRTARSLAYLLSKFERVKIYFVSPPEMQMKADILEHLDEHDVWFALEREAGKVLPQVDVVYQTRIRPERMADRGAHGRYTIDSTVLQTMKRDALILHPLPRTVEIDKAVDADPRAMYFRQATNGLYVRMALLTMLWDGQ